The window TCTGAATCGCTAGGAGAGGGAAAACTTGCTCTTTTTGGAAGGCAAGGCTGATCATCCCACCTTGTTGAATCTCAAGCTTGGCTGACTCGATCGCATTGGCAATGACTTGGTTACCTGATATATCTCGGACGATATCCATGGAACTCAGGATTGGCACCCCCGAACGAGTCAAGGTTCCAAAAATACGACAAAAACGTGCAACCGCTACCTTTTGATTCAAATCGCCAAACAGGGGCATTTTTAATAAGAAGCCATCAATTTGTAGGCGACCAACCGTCGTTTTATAGTACAACCTAAAGGCCGTGACGACAGCTATGATGATAGCAATTGGGATAATGACTTTCCAGCTTCTCAAGAGGTTACTGATATTAACCATAAATTGAGTTAAAGCCGGTAACTCTACATCCAGGTCTTTGAAAATTCCCTCAAAGATTGGTATGAGAAATATGGTCATCCCCAAAAAGATGATAATAGCCAAAACTCCGACAGTAACGGGGTAAGCCATTGCCGATTTGACTTGGTTTTTCAACCGCGCCATATCTTCCAGAACCTTGGCTAATCGGTTGAGTACCTCGTCAAGGACACCCCCAACCTCACCCGCTTGCACCATACTGACGTACAGAGTATCGAAGCAATCCGGATGTTTACGCATGGAGTCAGAGAGACTGGTTCCCTGCTGCACCTCGCCACTGATGGCAAGAAGCGCTTTTTTCAGTTTAGGATTAGGACACTGTTCA of the Allocoleopsis franciscana PCC 7113 genome contains:
- a CDS encoding type II secretion system F family protein, with amino-acid sequence MPTFIAEVRDTRGNAKKEKIEANSPEQARTILQNRYASVGAVKKSFSLDVDFSELNAAFSKLTIKDKAVFSRQFAAMVNAGVAMVRCLGVLSEQCPNPKLKKALLAISGEVQQGTSLSDSMRKHPDCFDTLYVSMVQAGEVGGVLDEVLNRLAKVLEDMARLKNQVKSAMAYPVTVGVLAIIIFLGMTIFLIPIFEGIFKDLDVELPALTQFMVNISNLLRSWKVIIPIAIIIAVVTAFRLYYKTTVGRLQIDGFLLKMPLFGDLNQKVAVARFCRIFGTLTRSGVPILSSMDIVRDISGNQVIANAIESAKLEIQQGGMISLAFQKEQVFPLLAIQMISIGEETGELDSMMMKVAEFYEDEVEQAVKALTSLIEPIMMVLLAVMVAVILLSMYLPLFKLYDAMG